A genomic region of Arachis stenosperma cultivar V10309 chromosome 9, arast.V10309.gnm1.PFL2, whole genome shotgun sequence contains the following coding sequences:
- the LOC130948525 gene encoding uncharacterized protein LOC130948525 isoform X1 codes for MRVAVVGGGISGLASAYALAKEGVNVTVYEKEDYLGGHAKTVNVDGIDLDLGFMLFNPATYPDMIEFLESLGIDMELSELSFAVSLDGGHGCEWGSRNGLSSLFAQKRNVFNPYFWQMIREIIKFKDDVISYLDMVDNNLNMDHNETLEQFIKSKGYSELFVKAYLIPICGSIWPCSSERALSFSTFSVLSFCRNLQHLQLFGRSQWLTVKGGSHAYVEKVKEELVSRGVQVITNCEVELVSTLAKGCLVRCKDGSEETYESCIIATHAPDTLRLLGEEATYDERRILGAFQYVYSDIFLHHDKNLMPQKPAAWSAINFLGCKNNRICVTYWLNILQNFGETKLPFLVTLNPEQTPENTLFKWSTGYLVPSVAAFKAAQELESIQGKRRIWFCSAYQGYEFHEDGLKAGMVAAYGILGRCCSLWTNPKHMEPSWKELGARHFVTRFLSSYITTGCLTLLEDGGTMYTFEGNNMKNSLKCVVKIHSPQFYWKIMTQADLGLADAYINGDFSLDDKDEGLLNLFMIFIKASIDSTNASNSKLKRNRGWWTPIFLTAGLASAKFFFKHYFRKNSLTQARRNISRHYDLSNELFALFLDETMTYSCAVFKNEDEDLKDAQMRKMSILIEKARIDSTHEVLDIGCGWGSFVIEVVKQTGCKCTGITLSMEQLKLAEKRVRDAGLQDHIKLLLCDYRELPKTFKYDRIISVGMIEAVGHEYMEEFFGCCESVLADDGLLVLQFISYPDESYDEYRRSAGFIKEYIFPGGCLPSLSRVTSAMATASRLCVEHAENIGIHYHQTLRWWRKNFMKKHSEILALGFDEKFIRTWEYYFDYCAAGFKSRTIGDYQMVFSRPGNTNTLKDPYRSWPSAC; via the exons atgagagtGGCAGTGGTGGGTGGTGGAATAAGTGGATTGGCTTCTGCGTATGCATTGGCCAAAGAGGGAGTGAATGTGACTGTTTATGAGAAAGAAGATTATTTGGGAGGCCATGCAAAAACTGTGAATGTTGATGGTATTGATTTGGACCTTGGTTTCATGCTCTTCAACCCG GCAACTTATCCTGACATGATTGAATTCTTAGAGAGTCTTGGAATTGATATGGAATTATCAGAACTATCATTCGCTGTGAGCCTCGATGGTGGCCATGGCTGCGAATGGGGCAGCAGAAATGGTTTGTCTAGCTTGTTTGCACAAAAAAGGAATGTGTTCAACCCTTACTTTTGGCAAATGATTAGAGAAATTATCAAATTCAAAGATGATGTTATAAG CTATCTTGATATGGTTGACAACAATCTGAATATGGACCATAATGAGACCTTGGAGCAATTCATAAAGTCAAAGGGTTACTCTGAATTATTTGTGAAAGCTTATCTT ATTCCAATTTGTGGTTCTATATGGCCCTGCTCTTCTGAAAGAGCTTTGAGCTTTTCTACTTTCTCAGTTCTCTCCTTCTGTCGCAACTTGCAACATCTTCAG CTCTTTGGAAGATCGCAATGGCTAACTGTCAAAGGAGGCTCACATGCTTACGTTGAGAAG GTCAAAGAAGAACTTGTTAGTAGAGGTGTTCAAGTAATAACTAATTGTGAGGTGGAATTGGTTTCAACATTAGCAAAAG GATGTCTTGTGCGGTGCAAAGATGGTTCTGAAGAAACATATGAAAGCTGCATAATTGCGACACATGCACCTGACACTTTGAGATTATTAGGAGAAGAAGCGACATATGACGAGCGAAGAATTCTCGGCGCTTTTCAGTACGTATACAG TGATATTTTTCTTCATCATGACAAAAATTTAATGCCTCAAAAACCAGCAGCATGGAGTGCAATTAATTTTCTTGGATGTAAGAACAACAGAATTTGTGTGACATACTGGCTCAACATTCTTCAG AATTTTGGTGAAACAAAATTACCCTTTCTTGTAACTCTAAATCCAGAACAAACGCCGGAAAATACCTTATTTAAGTGGTCAACTGGATATCTGGTTCCATCAGTTGCTGCATTCAAAGCTGCACAAGAACTTGAAAGTATTCAAGGAAAAAGAAGAATTTGGTTTTGTAGCGCCTATCAAG GTTATGAATTTCATGAAGATGGATTGAAG GCTGGTATGGTTGCTGCATATGGCATTCTTGGAAGATGTTGTTCCCTTTGGACTAACCCAAAACACATGGAACCTTCTTGGAAGGAACTCGGAGCACGTCATTTCGTGACGAGATTCCTAAGTTCCTATATCACTACCGGATGTTTAAC TTTATTGGAAGATGGAGGAACAATGTATACCTTTGAAGGAAACAATATGAAGAACTCTTTGAAGTGTGTTGTGAAAATCCATAGTCCCCAATTTTATTGGAAG ATTATGACACAAGCTGATTTAGGCCTTGCAGATGCATATATTAATGGAGATTTTTCCCTTGATGATAAAGATGAAGgtcttttaaatctttttatg ATTTTCATCAAAGCAAGTATAGATTCAACAAATGCTTCAAACTCAAAATTGAAAAGGAATAG GGGTTGGTGGACACCAATTTTTCTTACAGCTGGTTTAGCATCTGCAAAGTTCTTCTTTAAGCATTACTTTAGGAAAAATTCTCTTACACAAGCTCGTCGCAACATCTCTAGACACTATGATCTG AGCAATGAATTGTTTGCACTGTTCTTGGATGAAACAATGACATATTCATGTGCAGTGTTCAAG AATGAAGATGAAGATTTGAAAGATGCACAAATGAGAAAAATGTCTATTCTCATTGAAAAA GCTAGGATAGACAGCACGCATGAAGTTCTTGATATCGGATGCGGATGGGGAAGTTTTGTCATTGAAGTCGTCAAACAAACTGGATGCAAATGCACTGGCATCACTTTGTCTATGGAACAACTAAAACTTGCAGAAAAAAGAGTTAGAGATGCTGGACTTCAG GATCATATCAAACTTTTATTATGTGACTATCGCGAACTACCAAAGACATTCAAATATGATAGGATTATATCTGT TGGGATGATAGAAGCAGTTGGTCACGAATACATGGAAGAGTTTTTCGGTTGTTGTGAATCAGTGTTAGCAGATGATGGACTTCTAGTTCTCCAG TTCATATCGTATCCGGATGAGTCTTACGATGAGTACAGGCGAAGTGCCGGGTTTATAAAAGAATATATTTTTCCAGGCGGATGCCTACCTTCCCTAAGTAGGGTAACATCAGCCATGGCAACTGCATCAAGACTATG TGTGGAACATGCTGAGAATATTGGAATCCATTACCATCAAACATTAAGGTGGTGGAGGAAGAACTTCATGAAAAAGCATAG TGAGATTTTGGCTCTTGGATTCGATGAAAAATTTATTAGGACATGGGAATactattttgattattgtgCTGCTGGTTTTAAGTCACGAACAATTGGAGATTACCAG ATGGTTTTCTCACGGCCTGGCAATACAAACACACTCAAAGATCCATACCGAAGTTGGCCCTCAGCATGTTAA
- the LOC130948525 gene encoding uncharacterized protein LOC130948525 isoform X2 has translation MRVAVVGGGISGLASAYALAKEGVNVTVYEKEDYLGGHAKTVNVDGIDLDLGFMLFNPATYPDMIEFLESLGIDMELSELSFAVSLDGGHGCEWGSRNGLSSLFAQKRNVFNPYFWQMIREIIKFKDDVISYLDMVDNNLNMDHNETLEQFIKSKGYSELFVKAYLIPICGSIWPCSSERALSFSTFSVLSFCRNLQHLQLFGRSQWLTVKGGSHAYVEKVKEELVSRGVQVITNCEVELVSTLAKGCLVRCKDGSEETYESCIIATHAPDTLRLLGEEATYDERRILGAFQYVYSDIFLHHDKNLMPQKPAAWSAINFLGCKNNRICVTYWLNILQNFGETKLPFLVTLNPEQTPENTLFKWSTGYLVPSVAAFKAAQELESIQGKRRIWFCSAYQGYEFHEDGLKAGMVAAYGILGRCCSLWTNPKHMEPSWKELGARHFVTRFLSSYITTGCLTLLEDGGTMYTFEGNNMKNSLKCVVKIHSPQFYWKIMTQADLGLADAYINGDFSLDDKDEGLLNLFMIFIKASIDSTNASNSKLKRNRGWWTPIFLTAGLASAKFFFKHYFRKNSLTQARRNISRHYDLNEDEDLKDAQMRKMSILIEKARIDSTHEVLDIGCGWGSFVIEVVKQTGCKCTGITLSMEQLKLAEKRVRDAGLQDHIKLLLCDYRELPKTFKYDRIISVGMIEAVGHEYMEEFFGCCESVLADDGLLVLQFISYPDESYDEYRRSAGFIKEYIFPGGCLPSLSRVTSAMATASRLCVEHAENIGIHYHQTLRWWRKNFMKKHSEILALGFDEKFIRTWEYYFDYCAAGFKSRTIGDYQMVFSRPGNTNTLKDPYRSWPSAC, from the exons atgagagtGGCAGTGGTGGGTGGTGGAATAAGTGGATTGGCTTCTGCGTATGCATTGGCCAAAGAGGGAGTGAATGTGACTGTTTATGAGAAAGAAGATTATTTGGGAGGCCATGCAAAAACTGTGAATGTTGATGGTATTGATTTGGACCTTGGTTTCATGCTCTTCAACCCG GCAACTTATCCTGACATGATTGAATTCTTAGAGAGTCTTGGAATTGATATGGAATTATCAGAACTATCATTCGCTGTGAGCCTCGATGGTGGCCATGGCTGCGAATGGGGCAGCAGAAATGGTTTGTCTAGCTTGTTTGCACAAAAAAGGAATGTGTTCAACCCTTACTTTTGGCAAATGATTAGAGAAATTATCAAATTCAAAGATGATGTTATAAG CTATCTTGATATGGTTGACAACAATCTGAATATGGACCATAATGAGACCTTGGAGCAATTCATAAAGTCAAAGGGTTACTCTGAATTATTTGTGAAAGCTTATCTT ATTCCAATTTGTGGTTCTATATGGCCCTGCTCTTCTGAAAGAGCTTTGAGCTTTTCTACTTTCTCAGTTCTCTCCTTCTGTCGCAACTTGCAACATCTTCAG CTCTTTGGAAGATCGCAATGGCTAACTGTCAAAGGAGGCTCACATGCTTACGTTGAGAAG GTCAAAGAAGAACTTGTTAGTAGAGGTGTTCAAGTAATAACTAATTGTGAGGTGGAATTGGTTTCAACATTAGCAAAAG GATGTCTTGTGCGGTGCAAAGATGGTTCTGAAGAAACATATGAAAGCTGCATAATTGCGACACATGCACCTGACACTTTGAGATTATTAGGAGAAGAAGCGACATATGACGAGCGAAGAATTCTCGGCGCTTTTCAGTACGTATACAG TGATATTTTTCTTCATCATGACAAAAATTTAATGCCTCAAAAACCAGCAGCATGGAGTGCAATTAATTTTCTTGGATGTAAGAACAACAGAATTTGTGTGACATACTGGCTCAACATTCTTCAG AATTTTGGTGAAACAAAATTACCCTTTCTTGTAACTCTAAATCCAGAACAAACGCCGGAAAATACCTTATTTAAGTGGTCAACTGGATATCTGGTTCCATCAGTTGCTGCATTCAAAGCTGCACAAGAACTTGAAAGTATTCAAGGAAAAAGAAGAATTTGGTTTTGTAGCGCCTATCAAG GTTATGAATTTCATGAAGATGGATTGAAG GCTGGTATGGTTGCTGCATATGGCATTCTTGGAAGATGTTGTTCCCTTTGGACTAACCCAAAACACATGGAACCTTCTTGGAAGGAACTCGGAGCACGTCATTTCGTGACGAGATTCCTAAGTTCCTATATCACTACCGGATGTTTAAC TTTATTGGAAGATGGAGGAACAATGTATACCTTTGAAGGAAACAATATGAAGAACTCTTTGAAGTGTGTTGTGAAAATCCATAGTCCCCAATTTTATTGGAAG ATTATGACACAAGCTGATTTAGGCCTTGCAGATGCATATATTAATGGAGATTTTTCCCTTGATGATAAAGATGAAGgtcttttaaatctttttatg ATTTTCATCAAAGCAAGTATAGATTCAACAAATGCTTCAAACTCAAAATTGAAAAGGAATAG GGGTTGGTGGACACCAATTTTTCTTACAGCTGGTTTAGCATCTGCAAAGTTCTTCTTTAAGCATTACTTTAGGAAAAATTCTCTTACACAAGCTCGTCGCAACATCTCTAGACACTATGATCTG AATGAAGATGAAGATTTGAAAGATGCACAAATGAGAAAAATGTCTATTCTCATTGAAAAA GCTAGGATAGACAGCACGCATGAAGTTCTTGATATCGGATGCGGATGGGGAAGTTTTGTCATTGAAGTCGTCAAACAAACTGGATGCAAATGCACTGGCATCACTTTGTCTATGGAACAACTAAAACTTGCAGAAAAAAGAGTTAGAGATGCTGGACTTCAG GATCATATCAAACTTTTATTATGTGACTATCGCGAACTACCAAAGACATTCAAATATGATAGGATTATATCTGT TGGGATGATAGAAGCAGTTGGTCACGAATACATGGAAGAGTTTTTCGGTTGTTGTGAATCAGTGTTAGCAGATGATGGACTTCTAGTTCTCCAG TTCATATCGTATCCGGATGAGTCTTACGATGAGTACAGGCGAAGTGCCGGGTTTATAAAAGAATATATTTTTCCAGGCGGATGCCTACCTTCCCTAAGTAGGGTAACATCAGCCATGGCAACTGCATCAAGACTATG TGTGGAACATGCTGAGAATATTGGAATCCATTACCATCAAACATTAAGGTGGTGGAGGAAGAACTTCATGAAAAAGCATAG TGAGATTTTGGCTCTTGGATTCGATGAAAAATTTATTAGGACATGGGAATactattttgattattgtgCTGCTGGTTTTAAGTCACGAACAATTGGAGATTACCAG ATGGTTTTCTCACGGCCTGGCAATACAAACACACTCAAAGATCCATACCGAAGTTGGCCCTCAGCATGTTAA